The following coding sequences are from one Candidatus Bathyarchaeota archaeon window:
- a CDS encoding Rieske (2Fe-2S) protein → MSGNDDMFFPALDESELTEGSMKLVRVDGEPVLLIRTKGKIYAIDNRCPHMSCGFSGGALDGDVIICPCHDWRFNLETSEYEEDPDMKLLKYEWKIKAGKIYVKLDEE, encoded by the coding sequence ATGAGCGGTAACGACGACATGTTTTTTCCAGCGTTAGATGAATCCGAATTAACAGAAGGTTCTATGAAGCTGGTGCGCGTTGACGGCGAACCCGTCTTGTTAATCAGAACAAAAGGGAAAATCTACGCCATAGACAACCGTTGCCCGCATATGAGCTGCGGTTTTTCAGGCGGCGCCCTCGACGGAGACGTAATCATCTGCCCCTGCCACGACTGGCGCTTCAACCTTGAAACAAGCGAATACGAAGAAGACCCCGACATGAAACTGCTAAAATACGAATGGAAAATCAAAGCAGGAAAAATCTACGTCAAACTCGACGAAGAATAA
- a CDS encoding molybdopterin dinucleotide-binding protein: MVDQKLRATMITGRTIDQGVGKELGKGSQEYFDSAAVCFLDKSDMVKFGIRNRSIVRVTSKFGSVIVKAKKFPRGSMPGMAFMPCGLWANAVCGDDTYSMGMPLFKGFPVEIELAPNETILNLDELLKKEFGRSCD, translated from the coding sequence ATGGTAGACCAAAAGTTACGCGCAACTATGATTACTGGAAGGACGATTGACCAGGGTGTTGGAAAAGAATTGGGCAAAGGTTCACAAGAATACTTTGACAGCGCCGCGGTCTGTTTCCTAGATAAATCCGACATGGTAAAGTTTGGTATAAGAAACCGCTCTATTGTTCGGGTGACTTCAAAGTTTGGTTCAGTGATAGTTAAAGCTAAAAAGTTTCCACGTGGATCCATGCCTGGAATGGCTTTTATGCCGTGCGGTTTATGGGCAAACGCCGTGTGCGGCGATGACACCTACAGCATGGGCATGCCTCTGTTCAAGGGGTTCCCCGTTGAAATTGAACTTGCCCCTAATGAAACCATCTTAAACCTAGATGAGCTTTTG